In Lactococcus garvieae subsp. garvieae, the following proteins share a genomic window:
- a CDS encoding SDR family oxidoreductase — MKVLVVGANGKVAKHLAKNLKNYPKLQEKAVIRKEEQQEFFKPLEIETIILDIVNNSIEEFAAAMSDVDAVVFSAGAGGSGLDKTIMIDLDGAVKIMTAAEKANVKRFVMVSTFRVGREEITRQIQEDSSLKIYTIAKNYADEWLKTRTDLDWTIIHPGMLTDKESTGKVALAGRVEAGEIPREDVAKVILETLGNDATIGKEFEVVSGATLIDEAIKNLKG, encoded by the coding sequence ATGAAAGTACTTGTCGTTGGTGCCAACGGAAAAGTGGCTAAACATTTAGCAAAAAATCTAAAAAATTATCCTAAACTTCAAGAAAAAGCTGTTATCCGTAAAGAAGAACAACAGGAATTTTTTAAGCCATTAGAGATTGAAACCATTATCTTGGATATTGTCAATAATTCGATTGAAGAATTTGCCGCAGCAATGTCTGACGTTGATGCTGTTGTTTTTAGTGCTGGAGCAGGTGGTTCTGGGTTGGATAAAACAATTATGATTGACTTAGATGGAGCGGTTAAAATTATGACGGCAGCTGAAAAGGCAAATGTCAAACGCTTTGTTATGGTCAGCACTTTCCGAGTGGGAAGAGAAGAAATTACGCGTCAAATTCAAGAAGATTCTTCACTTAAGATTTACACCATTGCAAAGAACTATGCGGATGAATGGCTCAAAACACGAACAGATTTGGATTGGACAATTATTCATCCTGGAATGCTTACAGACAAAGAAAGTACGGGCAAGGTGGCACTAGCAGGCCGTGTAGAAGCAGGAGAAATTCCACGAGAAGATGTGGCTAAAGTTATACTGGAAACATTGGGAAATGACGCGACCATCGGCAAAGAATTTGAAGTTGTCAGTGGAGCTACTCTTATTGATGAAGCCATCAAAAATTTAAAGGGTTAA
- a CDS encoding transcriptional regulator: protein MVYKKFGYVFRQIREQKHIPLSDFSSIGISKATLSRFERAETMMNFEKVVQALQLMGIGLEEYEYLLNDYAPIESEALLKEIETAFLKQDKKTLINLYKIALEAGYPYISLAAKASYTELSSENIDTITDYLYDIKVWGQTELYVFYFTMNKLNIRDILYILDLFLLEKKHKIFNSVKHLEIFACACCRAIAFLTSKGYQEYSAHILHRVESLELVQSMFLRNLLNLSKGFWTYRFKDEKTGNTMMLQALEIFHQIGSQEIARYYQQQYDFHVKK, encoded by the coding sequence ATGGTATATAAAAAATTTGGATATGTTTTTCGGCAGATACGGGAGCAAAAACATATCCCCTTATCGGACTTTTCTTCTATAGGAATTTCAAAAGCCACCCTTTCTCGTTTTGAACGCGCAGAAACCATGATGAATTTTGAAAAAGTCGTACAAGCTTTACAGCTGATGGGGATTGGGCTCGAAGAATACGAATATCTTTTAAACGACTATGCCCCCATTGAATCAGAAGCCCTTTTAAAGGAAATCGAGACAGCCTTTCTTAAACAAGATAAAAAAACGCTGATCAATCTCTATAAAATCGCTCTTGAAGCAGGTTATCCTTATATCTCCTTAGCAGCAAAAGCTTCATATACTGAACTAAGTTCAGAAAATATCGATACAATCACAGATTACCTCTATGATATTAAAGTTTGGGGCCAGACTGAGCTTTATGTATTTTACTTTACAATGAATAAATTAAATATACGCGATATTTTATATATTCTTGATTTATTTCTCCTAGAAAAAAAACACAAGATATTTAACTCCGTAAAACATCTGGAAATTTTTGCTTGTGCATGTTGTCGTGCTATTGCCTTCTTAACAAGCAAAGGCTATCAAGAATACAGTGCACATATCCTCCATCGCGTTGAATCACTCGAACTCGTACAATCGATGTTTTTACGCAATCTCCTTAACCTCTCTAAAGGTTTCTGGACCTATCGTTTCAAAGACGAAAAGACTGGAAATACAATGATGCTACAAGCCTTAGAGATATTTCATCAAATTGGCAGTCAAGAAATCGCCCGTTATTATCAGCAGCAATATGATTTTCATGTAAAAAAGTGA
- a CDS encoding GGDEF domain-containing protein — translation MMDLIKEILGPYFFAKLFLIPAILGGIFLTKNIIHRSKYAENPYSAFWLYSSNFTLWILFLKLLFIEIVQSGAYGYLLSDISLIFIAIAVDYCIVTYYEKIEYAMLPLFTIFYLVYIYSYGFHWKSILLVTLSLGLFLLTLYFIAKNQRAVMQSYGKMMLIGLSLSVSVQLLFLSEFAFSWVHAVEIFGKTFILLVIAKFILLDISSIVGEYAKYKRYTYIDALTNVYNRRKFEEMMDEILASDQISKFSLVFFDIDNFKHINDHYGHSSGDYVLKEICVLIKKYLRETGENGQLFRYGGDEFFLLFRNRKGEVVRDIMEQVAKEISEYVFHTSSNAIKTSISVGAVEITDKVTRDQAIYRVDKH, via the coding sequence ATGATGGATCTTATCAAAGAAATACTAGGGCCTTATTTTTTTGCAAAATTATTTTTGATTCCGGCCATCTTAGGGGGAATATTTCTCACCAAAAACATCATCCATCGCAGTAAATATGCTGAAAATCCTTACTCTGCCTTTTGGCTCTATTCGAGTAACTTCACATTATGGATTTTATTTTTAAAATTATTATTTATTGAAATAGTTCAAAGTGGAGCTTATGGTTACTTACTGAGCGATATTTCGCTCATCTTTATTGCCATTGCAGTCGATTATTGTATTGTTACATATTATGAAAAAATAGAATATGCAATGCTCCCACTGTTTACGATTTTCTATCTGGTTTATATTTACAGTTATGGTTTTCACTGGAAGTCGATTTTATTGGTTACCTTATCTCTGGGTCTTTTTTTGCTGACGCTCTATTTTATTGCCAAAAATCAAAGGGCTGTGATGCAAAGTTACGGTAAAATGATGCTGATAGGCTTAAGTCTTTCTGTTTCTGTCCAGCTCTTATTCCTTTCAGAATTTGCTTTTAGCTGGGTACACGCGGTAGAAATTTTCGGGAAAACATTCATACTCCTTGTGATTGCCAAGTTTATTTTATTGGACATTTCTTCTATTGTAGGAGAGTATGCAAAGTACAAGCGATATACTTATATTGATGCACTGACCAATGTATATAATAGGAGAAAATTTGAAGAAATGATGGACGAAATTCTTGCCAGTGATCAGATTTCCAAATTTTCATTAGTCTTTTTTGATATTGATAATTTTAAACATATTAACGATCATTATGGGCACAGCTCCGGTGATTATGTGCTAAAGGAAATTTGTGTGCTCATCAAAAAGTATTTGAGAGAGACAGGAGAAAACGGGCAACTTTTCCGCTATGGTGGCGATGAATTCTTTCTTCTTTTTCGCAATCGCAAAGGAGAAGTCGTGCGTGATATTATGGAGCAGGTAGCCAAGGAAATCTCCGAATATGTCTTTCACACCAGTTCTAACGCTATTAAAACATCGATTTCTGTCGGAGCGGTTGAAATTACGGATAAAGTAACACGAGACCAAGCCATCTATCGTGTAGATAAACATTAG
- a CDS encoding ECF transporter S component — protein MSNSKTRRLTLIAMLSAISFVLSYPMFQFPLVPSASFLKIDFTILPILIGLFMLGLSSAFAILIIRSLLWLLLNSDGVNTYIGLPMNIIAVSVFVLVLWFFLRHRFSLRNYIMATILGTLSLTVVQVVLNYVYAIPLYSMFAHFDIATMFPGGISAYIGVVVVFNILQGLIFAGSFALLYWALRGSKAIKFINA, from the coding sequence GTGTCAAATTCAAAAACACGTCGACTCACACTTATCGCAATGCTCAGTGCAATTTCTTTTGTACTGTCCTACCCAATGTTCCAATTTCCTTTGGTGCCAAGTGCAAGCTTTTTAAAGATTGACTTTACAATCTTGCCTATTCTGATTGGATTATTTATGCTTGGCTTGAGCAGTGCCTTTGCCATTCTTATCATTCGTTCGCTTTTGTGGTTACTTTTAAATAGTGACGGAGTGAATACTTATATTGGTTTACCAATGAACATCATAGCAGTCAGTGTCTTTGTACTGGTGCTTTGGTTCTTTCTCCGCCATAGATTTAGCTTACGTAACTATATTATGGCAACCATTTTGGGGACGTTATCTTTGACCGTGGTACAGGTGGTTCTTAACTATGTGTACGCTATACCACTCTACTCAATGTTCGCTCACTTTGATATTGCAACAATGTTCCCTGGTGGTATTTCAGCTTATATTGGTGTCGTTGTTGTCTTTAATATTTTACAAGGTCTCATATTTGCAGGAAGCTTTGCTTTGCTGTACTGGGCTCTTCGTGGATCAAAAGCCATCAAATTTATTAACGCTTAA